The region acacacacacacacacacacacacgcagccaGGAACGCCTGCATTTGTACTCACATGCACACCCCCAGTGAAGAAGAGCCCTGTACTCCTAGCTGGCACACAGATGTACAAGCGTGCTCCCTCCATGCCCACACACCATAGGGTCAGGGATGCCCAGACCCCTGTGCACTCACACGCATGCAACGAACACACATGACCCCACCCGCAGTGGTGAGCTCAGTGTCCTTTAACTCAGCTTGGTGGGGGTGGGCCAGGGTCCCCATGCCGTGCAGGCGGAGGTTAGGCTCTGTTTGGGGCTAGGGCTCTAGTCCCCCCTCCCTACCACCTCCCCCTTAGGGGCTCTACTGGAAGGAGGAAGCTGTGAGGGATGTCTGGCTCCACTAATGAGTTAAAGCTGCAGCAACCCCCCagacccagggcaggggaggggtaaggggtgggggtggctgatGGCTGCTTCCTGTGTCTGACAGGTCCCAGTCTGGTTTCACAGCAggaagggggctggagggagtCTTAAGGACTCCCCCAGTGTCTGGATTCTGGTGTGAAGCCAAAGCCAGAGTACAGCCTGTTTTGGTAAGTACAGGAAAAACCCAGGCCTGGTGGGGGGTGGAGTGTCAAGGGCTCACCTTCTGGATGGCTGGGGCGCAGGGCACCCAGCGGTTGAAGCGGTTTTCAGCCAGATGCAGGTAGTTGTGGCGAAAGGCACTGAGGGGCCGTGGCCCGCCCACCACCTTGTACAGCTCCAGGCCCACCAGGCCCGCCACAGCTGCTGTGGTGGTGGCAATGGCTGGGATAATCTGGCCCACAATTCGCTTGCTCTGCCAAGGAGAGGAGATTTGGTCTGGGCCCGAGGTGTAGGACTAGGGtttgacccccacccccaggcctgagCCCCAAGGGGCAGAGTTACCTGGGTGCGGTTGACAGGGGGGATCCCATAGTTCTGAGCACGCAGGCTTGCTGCTGCCACCACAAAATCCATATGGAAGTTGCTATCATTGTCCTGTGAGGCCCAATTCCCAGTATTGTTAACACGGCCCTAGAGTCCCTCACTATGGCTGACCACGTGTCCCCGCACAGGTCTTCCCACAATacggcggtgggggtgggggatgctgacATCTGTCCCCCCTATCAGATAAGGAAGCCGAGGCTCAGGGAAGGTGATCTGCTTTGGGGTTCCTGCCAGGAGGAGAATTCGTGCCAAGGGAACTCCAAAGCCACCTTCTTAGCTCTTGACCTTCCCCAACAACCTCCCCATCTTGCCCTTCAACCCCTGCTTGGGCTCCTACCTTCTCGAACTTCAGGGGCTTGAGGGGAGGGCTCCCGCTCCAGACCTCCAGCACTTGGTGCAGTTTCTTCAGTCGCTCAGGGCCTGGCAGAGGAAGGCGGTGTCGGGCAGTTCTTAGCCCCcaccttctgccctctccctaGAGCCTGGTGCCTGTTCTTGGTCTCTCCTAAGACTGACTACGTTCAGAGAGATCCCTTGATTGATGCTGCATTCTCTCCAGCAGCCCGagccctgcttgtgtgcgtgcacgcgcatgcatgcgtgcgtgcacCTACAGAATTCTGTCCTCACCTGGGGACCAGAGCTGGGTACTCTCCAGGGCCCAGTGGTTTGTGGGGGTCTTTTTTGCTGAGAATCTGCCATGGGAACAGAGGTGTGGGAGTgtgggcagcagggagagggcctACTGAGGGGCTAGAGGATGAGCCCAAACATCGAAAGAAGCAAGGTCAGAGGACCTGAGAAACAGTGAATTGGTGGCAGGGCCCCATCTTCCTTCTGTAGCATAGGCTGAGGACAGGGCCAGGCCTTTGGAGGGCAGCATGGGGGGCCAGAGCCAGGGACCTCACCAAACTCAGCAGAAGCCCCAGCTAGGTCCAGGTCATTAGGAAAGCTGGGGGCCAAGGGCTGGGGCACAGGCAATGGCAGCAACTTCAGTAGTTCCCTGAGCGCCGTCTGGTCCCATGAGCCAGGCAGCCCATGCATCTGGGCATACAGGTTAGCAGCCGCCAGCACGTAGAGGAGGTGTGTGTCCTGCAGTCAGACCAAGAGCATGGGCAGATGCACGGGTGTGAGTGAGCATGTAcaggtgtgtggggtgggggtccgCCCATTTGTGGAGATGTTGGAGTGCCTGGCACCTGCCTCGGTCTCACATGTGGACACCCATGTGTACACAAACATGGCGGTCTCCCTCAGCATCTATGCATCTCTGCAGAATGCAGAGGTGCCCACCGCTGCTCTGAGGGGGTCACATCCCCACCTTGGGGTTCCCAAGGGACCCCACTCACTTGGCTGGCATCAAACTCCAAGGGCTCAGGACACTGTTTGGGACCCGACCAGAAAAGAGTTCCATCCTCTAGCACCTAGGGAAATGGAGGCTGTTGGGCTCAGTCTGGTCCCCCTGAACCCTCAGCCTCCTGACCCCTAGACACCCACTTTATCATGTGGGAAACAGCTCAGCAGCTGCATGATGCCATAATGGAAGCGTCGTTGCCAGTGGCCAAGGGCCCACACCACACAGTCTTGCCAGGTCTGTGGACGCTCTCTCAGGACACCCAGCACCTCCTCCAGCAGGGTCAGCTCCTGTGGCCCATCTGTTTCTGCCAGGGAAGTGAGCTCCCTGCAGAAAGAGGAGGAGGTTTGAGGCTAAGCCCTGAAGACTCTGGTGCTAGGGGCTCTGGACTCCCATCTACCCCTCCTGGTGGCCTTACTGACGGTGGCGGTTGATGATCTCAGCAGACAGACAGAAGAGCCCCTCAAACTCGTCCCGGGCCCACTGtgggggagagaggaaccatgaggtGTCAGGTGGGGAATAGGTCTGCAGCCAAGGATGGCGCTGGGTGGGGTAGGGGTCTCTGGGGTGCTTCATACCTGCAAGGTGTGCTCGACTGTGCTGGGGAAGTGCCGCAGGGTGCAGACAGGGTAGGTAGCATCCTCAGAAGCTAAGCCCGAGGCAGGGGCTCTGTAGGCCTCAGTCACATGTGGCATGAACACGAAAGCATGGCCCGAGGTGCCCTGTGTCCCCGCCTCCAGCAGTGGCTTCAGATAGTGGGTGCAGCGAGCAGCCACATAGTGGCCTAGCAAGGGGGCAAGGTCAGGAGTGGGGCTGGCACTGCCTTGAATAAGGGGCTGAGGTTCAAGGTCAAGCACTCACGGGCCTGGAAACTGTCCAGGGCAGCAGCCACGCCATCCACACGGGAGAAGAAGTTATCCCCGTAGATGTGCTCTGTCGTGGGATCCAGTGGGTAGGTGAATGGGGTCACCTGCAAGTCTGCGTTCAGGCGGTGAGTGGCCTCTGCAGCTACCTCTGCCTTGGGCCTCTGAGAAGAGAACAGGAAGAtgctgggggtgggcggggggagcaATGGGGATAGTCCAGGATACAAGTTGTGCACAGGGGCCAGCACTCACGCCAACATCCTGGGTCCTGAAGAGGAACTGACGGCTGAGATTGGAGCGCTCTATGTGGTCCATGTCGGCAACAGTCACGCCCCCGCTGGCCCCGGCCCCCAGGCCCACTAGGGCAAAACCTTTGAGCAGCTCACAGCCGATAGCACCAGCACCCACCTGCCAGCAGGAGCAGCCTTAGCCAGAGGCCCTGGCCTGGCCCTCCCACAGACATCTCCCAACTGGACCACAAAGCTCACCACGAGGTAGTGCTGCTGGCCCAGCATCTCCTGAAAACCAGCCCCAAACACTGCAATTTGCCCATCATAGCGGCAACATCTCTAGGGGACAGAGACAGGGGTCAGCGATGGCTGTGCTGTGTCTCCTCCCTCTTACACTATCTTTTCCAGGTCAGGATCTCTGGACCATTCTTCCTGTTCCTTCCCTGGTCCTAAGTTTGGAGAAGGCTTGCACTCCTACCCCAGGCTCTTACCGGCGCACAGTCCTCCGGTGTGGGAAGGAGCTTCCCATCTTCTGGAAGGCAATCGAGGGCATCAAAGTAAAGCCACTGGTCCAGGGGCATGAACTTCCTGGAGATTGCCTAGAGGCCAGAACTTCAGTGTAGGGACTCCTGCCAGCTCCAAGCCACCTGAGATCCTGGCTGGGCTTCACCAGATCAATGAAACCGCCAGGACCGCTGTCTGGTGCTGGGCACCCTCTCGCACCCACACTGATCTCCACACCCTTCCCAGTCTCATCCTGCCTGCGCCTCTGCCCACCTTCAGCACTTCCTGGGCAGCCACTGCACCCAGCATGGCTGCCATGGGGCTCAAGCCACCAGCACTACTCAGGGCGACTCTCTGCACTAGAGCCTCATCCAGCAGCTCTTCCAGTGGCCCTCCTTCTGTCCCCTTCAGTGGTTCCAGGGACCGGGCCAGGCCCACCACCATCTCTGCATCATCCTGTGGAGTAGAACTCTGTGGGCACAGCGGCCCCAGCCTGAgctccatccccccactcacaccCTTCAGGCAGCCATCCCCCGTTTCcacagaagaggaagcagagcctgagtgTGAAGGCCCCAACCAGTTGCCAGACTGTGCAGACCACCAGAGGATGCCTCGACAATGCCTGTGGAGGCTTTGCCGACATGGGTAGAGATTTCAGCCCAGAACTGAGGGGTGAGGAGATGGCCAGGGACCCGGACTCTGGTCTGGGGACAGTGCTATCATTTCCTTTATGTAAGTGGGAAGCGGACTCTGGGATTATAACTCGGGTCTGTGAGATCATCATTGTTGCTTCCTGGCAAGTGAGACCCCAGTAAGGCAGACGCTCGAGGGAGAAGCAACGGGGCTACTCACAGGATCCCAAGGCCGGGGCAGGCGGCCGTTGAGGTGCTGGAACTGGTGCAGTGCACGGAAGGCCTGATGCAGGCAGCGGGCACGGTAAGCTTCCTGGGGATTCTGGGCCACCACACGGGGCTGGAGCAGGGCTACATCCAGGGGCTTCTGCAATAGGTACTCAGCTCAGGGTCAGGTTCAGAACACTGTTGGCCCCTTGGGGCACCCAAGCTCCCCCATCTCAGATGCACTTGCACTCACATGGCTCACAATCTCGGATTTCTTGACCTCAGTGACAGCCCCACCACGCAAGTAACGGGAGAAAATGGCTGTGTTCCCAATCTCCAAGGTTCCGTCCTCTGGGGGAGATCCAGCCTGGTCAGTATCACCTCTGAACCTGAGTTGCTCTTCATACTCTATCCTGTCTTGCGCCTGTGTCCTTGATCTTGCTCCACActgaggaaggtggagggagaacCTATCCGCAAGGACCAGGCTGCATATGCCCCACCATGGAGTCTTGGGGGCGGAGCCTGGGGTTGGGTTGGCTTACCCTGCACGTGGATAGGCCGGGGATCACAGCCATTGAGCTCAACCATGCCCTCAATGCCTGAGAAAGTCACCAGATCCCCATCACGGAAGTAGTGGGCATCGGCCTCTTTTCTCAGAGTGAGAATTCCAGGGGAGCCCTGGAGAAGAGGTGGTTTGGTTCAGGGGTGCCCCTCGCTTGGTCATCAGCTGAGCACCCACACTTCCGCACCCACCTGGGAGATGTGCTGGATGGCAGCTGTCAGAGGGTCTGCCTCCATAGGGTCCTGCACAGTGAAGTCCTCACCGAAGTCACTGAAgagctgcctggggtggggtggtacGGGTCCCTGAGCTGGGGCAGTGGTTATTCACCGTGCTTGTGGTAAAGGGTGGGAGACACTAGGCCCAGCCCAGAGGGCCAGCACTGGGGAAGGGATGCTGGGAGAGACTTGGAAGCCGGAGTTTGAGGGGTTTACTGGAGCAGGTCTGGAGACTGgggtggaggaagcagaggggTGGGACTGGGGACTACAATCAGGAGGGGATGCCAAGACaggccctggggcggggggctgggaggggcacaGGAGCAAGCCTGGAGCTTGGGAACAGCCCTGGGACTGGTTGCCGCTTGTGATGTGGCAGGTTAGTCTCACTCACCCCACGAGGCCCCGGCTATCGGCCACCAGAAAGCAGATTCCGAGCTTGTGGCATAAAGCGCCCACCTTCAGCTGCTCCTCCAGCTTTGAGGCAGTCAGCACCACCACCTGGGTGGACTCCGTGATCAGCAGGGCCAGAACCACTGCTCAGctcaggaagaggaaggggcCGGGCTCACCTggagagtggggcagggagggtaCCTGGAAGTCTAGCAGCAGCTCCTCGGTGATGTcacctgtgtgcacacacacctggACGGCTCCGTTGAGCTTGGCCACAGGTTCTTGAGATGCCTCAGCCCTGCTCCTTTCCAAGTCCTTCTCTGAGAGGAAAAACTAGAGACCCAGTCTGCCTTGAGCAAGGAGATttctcctgggccccaccccgACCCTGGCCTGGGAACCCAGAGTACCTCCCCTTCACGACCCCCACCTGGGCAGCCAGGTCAGACCAACAGGTGGGGTGGGGATCATGCAGCGTGAGGCTGCCCACACCCATCAGGACCAAGTTTTTGGCCACCTCAGCCCCCAGACCCTGAAGGCCTGATAGCAGGACCTTGGCTCGCTGAATCCTCTGCATGGCCGGCAAGTCCAGCACACACctgtggagggggagaagaaggtaGGCAGTTGGAGGTCCGAAGTCAGAAGGccaccccactcccttccccaccttgGGCCTCACAGCTGCCGTGAGTATAGCTCCTCATCCAGCAACTTGGAGGTCTCCAGGACAGACATTCTCAGGCCGGAGGCTGGGCAGCTGGCTGCCGCGCTTACAGGTGGGGTCGCTGTGTGGGAGGCTGGGCCAGCAGAGGCCAGAGCTCCACTGTAGCTAGTGCAAAGAGGCACTAAGCTTTGCTACTGGTCACAGCTTTCTTCCTGGCTCCTCTGTCATTTCAGGAGAAGCGAAAGTGAAAGTGAAACTGGACTGAGCCAGCTCCTGGTCCTGCCTCCAGACAGGCGTGGCTGCTGTGGGGCACAGGCAAAGTGGGGCAGAACTCTTGGCTCTTTGGCCTCTGGGAGAGcaggtatctttttctttttttttaagctttatttatttatttgaaagggagagagagagtgggagcatgtgagtggggggaggggcagagggagagaatcttcgagcagactccctgctgagcatggagcccaagaaCATAgtgctccatcccacgacccatgagatcatgacctgagctgaaactgagaatcggatgctcaaccaatggagccacccaggtgccccagcaggtATCTGTCTTGAGGAAGGTAGCCATGGGAGGGACCCATGTGGGCTGGAGGCAATGGTCTCCTGTAGGTCCCTAGATGTCCCAAACCTCAGGCCCCATCCCCCTCAGTGTCGCTGCCTGAATGGGCTTCCTGCCCACAGAGTTCTGGCAGGAACCCCCGTGCCCTGAGGACTCACCTGGTCCATAACACAGGGCAGAGCCAGTCCCATTGCAGAGGCTGTGGGAGAATGTGAGGCTTACGTTGTCCCATCCCTGGAGCCCAAAGCACAGATCCAGGTGAAGCCTGACATCTTTGGGAGTACCTATTTGGCCCTGGGCCCACTCCTGAGGATAAGAATTCCCCCTTGACTACAGCTGCCAGCTCAGGACAAATGGGAGTCCTAGGTGGCCCGTCAGGGAATGAGTCCCGGGACTCAAAAGAGATTGGTCAGTCTCTGAGTGCCAGACCTGAGAGGGGCAGCCATGGGGCAGCCATGATCACACGTGTCCTTACTTTTCATTtcaccttttattttgaaataattacagaccCAAAGGTTGTTGCAAAAACAGTAGAGGTCCTGAGTACCCATCCCCCATAGATGTGTCCTTTGGCCTTCTCGGGAACTGGAGGCCAGTTCTCTGGAGAGTGGAGCACAACTTGCCACAAAACTCCACAACCCCTGAACCAGATGTggtcataaattctttttttaaatggaagtaaaattcatagaacattaaaacaaccattttaaagtgtacaattcagtggcgtTTAGTGTACTCACAACATTGTGCGGCCACCACCTCTCTGTagtttcaaaactttttcatAACCTACTGAGGAACACCCCCACCACATTAAATAATCACTCTTCGTCCCCTACCCCGATCCCCTGGCAAATACTTAGATTCTTTCTGTCTCCAGGGATTTACATAGTCTGGATATTTCTGTGAAAGGAATTGTACAAAACGTGACTTTTTATATTTGCTCTCTTTCACTCAGCAtgcttttgaggttcatccaaattatagcatgtatcagtacttcattcctttttatggctgaaaaatattccatcgTATGGCTATATCACgatttgtttatccagtcacctgctgatggacattttacttgtttccacctttgggacATTAAGAATAGTACTGCTATGATCATTCTTGAAAATGTATTTGAGTACTGGTTTTCGATTCCTTAGGGTACATACCCAGGAGTCGAATTGCTGTGTTGTATggtaatgtttaattttttgagggagcAACAGCTgttttccaccagcagtgtacaaaaTTTCTAGTTCTCCACATTGTAGCCAAcactggtttttccttttttttttttatgtataccCATCCTAAAGAATGTGAAGtagtatgtaattttttttcattcagtaaacatttactggGTGTGTCATATGTACTAGGTACAGAAATCAGGGCCAGACTGTCTTCTTGTggctggcttacttcacttagcaaatATCTTGAAGGTCCATCCATACTGTAACATATTacagaacttccttcctttttaaagccacATTGTAGTCCTTATATGTATGTAccatattttgcttattcattcattggtGGATGGATACTTGGGTGGCTTCTattttttagctattgtgaataatggcattgtgaacatggatgtacaaatatctcttcgaGATCCTGCttccagttcttttgggtatatatgcagaggtggaattgctggatcatatggtaattctatttttagtttttttcaaagagctgccatactgttttgcacagtggctgtactatttGACATTCCCAAcgacagtgcacaagggttccaatttgtCCAAATTCTCCGtaacacttgttttgttttttagacagGAGCCCTCCCaatgagtgtgaggtggtatctcatggtagttttaatttgcacttccctaatgtttagtgatattgagcatcttttcatgtgcttattggccactccgatatcttctttggagaaatgtctattgcagtcttttgcccatttattttcttcaaatttttatttaaattctttttagttaacatacagtacaatattggtttcgggagaattcagtgattcatcacttacatacaacacccagtgctcatcacaagtgccctctgtaatacccattACCcttctaacccatcccccacctccctcactccatcaaccctcagtttgttctctaagagTCTCacggtggggcgcctgggtggctcagttagttaagcatttgccttcggctcaggtcatgatctcagggttctagaattgagccccttgtcaggctccctgctcaccttcctctgccttcccctcctccccccgtcactgctcgtgctctctctctcttaaataaataaaacctttttttaaaaagattttatttatttatttgacagagagagacacagcgagagagggaacacaagcagggggagtgggagagggagaagcaggcttcccgccgagcagggagcccgatgcggggcttgatcccaggaccctgggatcatgacctgagccgaaggcagacgcttaacaactgagccacccaggtgccctaaataaataaaatcttaaaaaaaagtctcttatggtttgttatcccccctccccctgccatgttcttctgttttgtttcttaaattccatgtatgagtgaaatcatatggtatttgtctttctctgacttatttcgcttagcataatacactgtagctccTTCCATGTCCTTgtaaatggtgagatttcattcttttgatggctgagtaatattccattgtgcgtatatactacatcttctttatccattcatcagtcgatggacattgggttcttttcatagtttggctattgttgataatgctgctgtgaacgtagggtgcatgtaccccttcaaatctatccttttgtatcctttgggtaaatacctagtagtgcacttgctgggtcgtagggtagttctatttcaactttttgaggaacctccatactgttttccagagtggctgcaccttttggcattcccacctacagtgcaagcgggttcccctttctctgcatcctcaccaacatctgtggtttccagtgttgttaattttagccattctgacaggtgtgaggtagtatctcattgtcttttgcccattttcgaattgggtttttgtttttgagttttgtgACTTCtctacatattctggatattatcccttatcagatatatgacttgaaaatactttctcctttctttgggttgcctttttactatGCGGATAGTGTCTTTTTGGTGTTCAACCTTTTTGTAAATGTTTGATAgaggagcgcctgagtggctcagtcattaagcacctgccttcagcttgggtcgtgatcccagggtcctgggatcaagccccgcatcgggctccctgctaggtggg is a window of Zalophus californianus isolate mZalCal1 chromosome 1, mZalCal1.pri.v2, whole genome shotgun sequence DNA encoding:
- the UBA7 gene encoding ubiquitin-like modifier-activating enzyme 7 isoform X3, which codes for MSVLETSKLLDEELYSRQLCVLDLPAMQRIQRAKVLLSGLQGLGAEVAKNLVLMGVGSLTLHDPHPTCWSDLAAQFFLSEKDLERSRAEASQEPVAKLNGAVQVCVHTGDITEELLLDFQVVVLTASKLEEQLKVGALCHKLGICFLVADSRGLVGQLFSDFGEDFTVQDPMEADPLTAAIQHISQGSPGILTLRKEADAHYFRDGDLVTFSGIEGMVELNGCDPRPIHVQEDGTLEIGNTAIFSRYLRGGAVTEVKKSEIVSHKPLDVALLQPRVVAQNPQEAYRARCLHQAFRALHQFQHLNGRLPRPWDPDDAEMVVGLARSLEPLKGTEGGPLEELLDEALVQRVALSSAGGLSPMAAMLGAVAAQEVLKAISRKFMPLDQWLYFDALDCLPEDGKLLPTPEDCAPRCCRYDGQIAVFGAGFQEMLGQQHYLVVGAGAIGCELLKGFALVGLGAGASGGVTVADMDHIERSNLSRQFLFRTQDVGRPKAEVAAEATHRLNADLQVTPFTYPLDPTTEHIYGDNFFSRVDGVAAALDSFQARHYVAARCTHYLKPLLEAGTQGTSGHAFVFMPHVTEAYRAPASGLASEDATYPVCTLRHFPSTVEHTLQWARDEFEGLFCLSAEIINRHRQELTSLAETDGPQELTLLEEVLGVLRERPQTWQDCVVWALGHWQRRFHYGIMQLLSCFPHDKVLEDGTLFWSGPKQCPEPLEFDASQDTHLLYVLAAANLYAQMHGLPGSWDQTALRELLKLLPLPVPQPLAPSFPNDLDLAGASAEFGPERLKKLHQVLEVWSGSPPLKPLKFEKSKRIVGQIIPAIATTTAAVAGLVGLELYKVVGGPRPLSAFRHNYLHLAENRFNRWVPCAPAIQKLHHLTWTWTCWNRLKVPAGQPEKTLELLLAHLHEQFGLRVKMLLHGKALLYSARWPPKKQAQHLALRVTELVQQVTGQMPKPGQQVLVLELSCEGEEDDTTFPPLHYELCDKTAALSPGSTEPCIPSPQ
- the UBA7 gene encoding ubiquitin-like modifier-activating enzyme 7 isoform X4 → MSVLETSKLLDEELYSRQLCVLDLPAMQRIQRAKVLLSGLQGLGAEVAKNLVLMGVGSLTLHDPHPTCWSDLAAQFFLSEKDLERSRAEASQEPVAKLNGAVQVCVHTGDITEELLLDFQVVVLTASKLEEQLKVGALCHKLGICFLVADSRGLVGQLFSDFGEDFTVQDPMEADPLTAAIQHISQGSPGILTLRKEADAHYFRDGDLVTFSGIEGMVELNGCDPRPIHVQEDGTLEIGNTAIFSRYLRGGAVTEVKKSEIVSHKPLDVALLQPRVVAQNPQEAYRARCLHQAFRALHQFQHLNGRLPRPWDPDDAEMVVGLARSLEPLKGTEGGPLEELLDEALVQRVALSSAGGLSPMAAMLGAVAAQEVLKAISRKFMPLDQWLYFDALDCLPEDGKLLPTPEDCAPRPKAEVAAEATHRLNADLQVTPFTYPLDPTTEHIYGDNFFSRVDGVAAALDSFQARHYVAARCTHYLKPLLEAGTQGTSGHAFVFMPHVTEAYRAPASGLASEDATYPVCTLRHFPSTVEHTLQWARDEFEGLFCLSAEIINRHRQELTSLAETDGPQELTLLEEVLGVLRERPQTWQDCVVWALGHWQRRFHYGIMQLLSCFPHDKVLEDGTLFWSGPKQCPEPLEFDASQDTHLLYVLAAANLYAQMHGLPGSWDQTALRELLKLLPLPVPQPLAPSFPNDLDLAGASAEFGPERLKKLHQVLEVWSGSPPLKPLKFEKDNDSNFHMDFVVAAASLRAQNYGIPPVNRTQSKRIVGQIIPAIATTTAAVAGLVGLELYKVVGGPRPLSAFRHNYLHLAENRFNRWVPCAPAIQKLHHLTWTWTCWNRLKVPAGQPEKTLELLLAHLHEQFGLRVKMLLHGKALLYSARWPPKKQAQHLALRVTELVQQVTGQMPKPGQQVLVLELSCEGEEDDTTFPPLHYELCDKTAALSPGSTEPCIPSPQ
- the UBA7 gene encoding ubiquitin-like modifier-activating enzyme 7 isoform X6, coding for MAVIPGLSTCRCGARSRTQAQDRIEYEEQLRFRGDTDQAGSPPEDGTLEIGNTAIFSRYLRGGAVTEVKKSEIVSHKPLDVALLQPRVVAQNPQEAYRARCLHQAFRALHQFQHLNGRLPRPWDPDDAEMVVGLARSLEPLKGTEGGPLEELLDEALVQRVALSSAGGLSPMAAMLGAVAAQEVLKAISRKFMPLDQWLYFDALDCLPEDGKLLPTPEDCAPRCCRYDGQIAVFGAGFQEMLGQQHYLVVGAGAIGCELLKGFALVGLGAGASGGVTVADMDHIERSNLSRQFLFRTQDVGRPKAEVAAEATHRLNADLQVTPFTYPLDPTTEHIYGDNFFSRVDGVAAALDSFQARHYVAARCTHYLKPLLEAGTQGTSGHAFVFMPHVTEAYRAPASGLASEDATYPVCTLRHFPSTVEHTLQWARDEFEGLFCLSAEIINRHRQELTSLAETDGPQELTLLEEVLGVLRERPQTWQDCVVWALGHWQRRFHYGIMQLLSCFPHDKVLEDGTLFWSGPKQCPEPLEFDASQDTHLLYVLAAANLYAQMHGLPGSWDQTALRELLKLLPLPVPQPLAPSFPNDLDLAGASAEFGPERLKKLHQVLEVWSGSPPLKPLKFEKDNDSNFHMDFVVAAASLRAQNYGIPPVNRTQSKRIVGQIIPAIATTTAAVAGLVGLELYKVVGGPRPLSAFRHNYLHLAENRFNRWVPCAPAIQKLHHLTWTWTCWNRLKVPAGQPEKTLELLLAHLHEQFGLRVKMLLHGKALLYSARWPPKKQAQHLALRVTELVQQVTGQMPKPGQQVLVLELSCEGEEDDTTFPPLHYELCDKTAALSPGSTEPCIPSPQ
- the UBA7 gene encoding ubiquitin-like modifier-activating enzyme 7 isoform X1; this translates as MSVLETSKLLDEELYSRQLCVLDLPAMQRIQRAKVLLSGLQGLGAEVAKNLVLMGVGSLTLHDPHPTCWSDLAAQFFLSEKDLERSRAEASQEPVAKLNGAVQVCVHTGDITEELLLDFQVVVLTASKLEEQLKVGALCHKLGICFLVADSRGLVGQLFSDFGEDFTVQDPMEADPLTAAIQHISQGSPGILTLRKEADAHYFRDGDLVTFSGIEGMVELNGCDPRPIHVQEDGTLEIGNTAIFSRYLRGGAVTEVKKSEIVSHKPLDVALLQPRVVAQNPQEAYRARCLHQAFRALHQFQHLNGRLPRPWDPDDAEMVVGLARSLEPLKGTEGGPLEELLDEALVQRVALSSAGGLSPMAAMLGAVAAQEVLKAISRKFMPLDQWLYFDALDCLPEDGKLLPTPEDCAPRCCRYDGQIAVFGAGFQEMLGQQHYLVVGAGAIGCELLKGFALVGLGAGASGGVTVADMDHIERSNLSRQFLFRTQDVGRPKAEVAAEATHRLNADLQVTPFTYPLDPTTEHIYGDNFFSRVDGVAAALDSFQARHYVAARCTHYLKPLLEAGTQGTSGHAFVFMPHVTEAYRAPASGLASEDATYPVCTLRHFPSTVEHTLQWARDEFEGLFCLSAEIINRHRQELTSLAETDGPQELTLLEEVLGVLRERPQTWQDCVVWALGHWQRRFHYGIMQLLSCFPHDKVLEDGTLFWSGPKQCPEPLEFDASQDTHLLYVLAAANLYAQMHGLPGSWDQTALRELLKLLPLPVPQPLAPSFPNDLDLAGASAEFGPERLKKLHQVLEVWSGSPPLKPLKFEKDNDSNFHMDFVVAAASLRAQNYGIPPVNRTQSKRIVGQIIPAIATTTAAVAGLVGLELYKVVGGPRPLSAFRHNYLHLAENRFNRWVPCAPAIQKLHHLTWTWTCWNRLKVPAGQPEKTLELLLAHLHEQFGLRVKMLLHGKALLYSARWPPKKQAQHLALRVTELVQQVTGQMPKPGQQVLVLELSCEGEEDDTTFPPLHYELCDKTAALSPGSTEPCIPSPQ
- the UBA7 gene encoding ubiquitin-like modifier-activating enzyme 7 isoform X2, with the protein product MQRIQRAKVLLSGLQGLGAEVAKNLVLMGVGSLTLHDPHPTCWSDLAAQFFLSEKDLERSRAEASQEPVAKLNGAVQVCVHTGDITEELLLDFQVVVLTASKLEEQLKVGALCHKLGICFLVADSRGLVGQLFSDFGEDFTVQDPMEADPLTAAIQHISQGSPGILTLRKEADAHYFRDGDLVTFSGIEGMVELNGCDPRPIHVQEDGTLEIGNTAIFSRYLRGGAVTEVKKSEIVSHKPLDVALLQPRVVAQNPQEAYRARCLHQAFRALHQFQHLNGRLPRPWDPDDAEMVVGLARSLEPLKGTEGGPLEELLDEALVQRVALSSAGGLSPMAAMLGAVAAQEVLKAISRKFMPLDQWLYFDALDCLPEDGKLLPTPEDCAPRCCRYDGQIAVFGAGFQEMLGQQHYLVVGAGAIGCELLKGFALVGLGAGASGGVTVADMDHIERSNLSRQFLFRTQDVGRPKAEVAAEATHRLNADLQVTPFTYPLDPTTEHIYGDNFFSRVDGVAAALDSFQARHYVAARCTHYLKPLLEAGTQGTSGHAFVFMPHVTEAYRAPASGLASEDATYPVCTLRHFPSTVEHTLQWARDEFEGLFCLSAEIINRHRQELTSLAETDGPQELTLLEEVLGVLRERPQTWQDCVVWALGHWQRRFHYGIMQLLSCFPHDKVLEDGTLFWSGPKQCPEPLEFDASQDTHLLYVLAAANLYAQMHGLPGSWDQTALRELLKLLPLPVPQPLAPSFPNDLDLAGASAEFGPERLKKLHQVLEVWSGSPPLKPLKFEKDNDSNFHMDFVVAAASLRAQNYGIPPVNRTQSKRIVGQIIPAIATTTAAVAGLVGLELYKVVGGPRPLSAFRHNYLHLAENRFNRWVPCAPAIQKLHHLTWTWTCWNRLKVPAGQPEKTLELLLAHLHEQFGLRVKMLLHGKALLYSARWPPKKQAQHLALRVTELVQQVTGQMPKPGQQVLVLELSCEGEEDDTTFPPLHYELCDKTAALSPGSTEPCIPSPQ